ACCAATACCAGCTTTTCATTAATAACTTTACCACCAGCCTCAAGTTTCAAGAAATAGATACCAGCTGATATCCCTTTACTATTCCAGCTAATAGAGTAGTAGCCAGCTTCTTTGGTCTCATTAACAAGTACCCTTATCAATTGACCTGAAATATTGTAAACC
The bacterium genome window above contains:
- a CDS encoding T9SS type A sorting domain-containing protein; amino-acid sequence: EASMGKINEVLLQSYPNPLTQFTVINYQLPVKSKVLLRVYNISGQLIRVLVNETKEAGYYSISWNSKGISAGIYFLKLEAGGKVINEKLVLVK